From one Tetragenococcus osmophilus genomic stretch:
- a CDS encoding DUF2268 domain-containing protein, translating to MNFLVEDTIGQYEQLFSMNNDRDRQDYFRYSMMKPFEKMWETVNVPLKAKKPNGYDVIMATNMLGYLDVSKTDTGKKALEKLKEIQMLETAYNTLDDCIYFMEKNNLSINADRLRFGMYIADPKKLELQKGYCGFGGIPGFIQVSIYPDSYNISKIPAVIAHEFNHNIRFSYFDWNHGDVTVGDYIIIEGLAESFAKELYGEELLGPWVTSFDKEELDYSIEVVKDALDVKGFAEVSSYMFGDKISMEQGYKPVGLPAFAGYAVGFQVVQSFMKENNIRIAEATLLETKEIINKCGLFNK from the coding sequence ATGAATTTCTTAGTAGAAGATACAATTGGACAATACGAGCAACTATTTTCTATGAATAATGATAGGGACAGACAGGATTACTTTCGATATTCCATGATGAAACCATTTGAAAAAATGTGGGAGACAGTCAATGTTCCATTAAAGGCTAAAAAGCCTAATGGATATGATGTAATAATGGCGACTAATATGCTGGGCTATCTTGACGTGTCGAAAACTGACACAGGGAAGAAAGCCTTGGAGAAACTAAAAGAAATACAAATGCTTGAAACAGCCTATAATACACTGGATGATTGTATTTATTTTATGGAAAAAAATAATTTAAGTATAAATGCTGATAGATTAAGATTTGGAATGTATATAGCTGATCCAAAGAAACTTGAATTACAAAAAGGCTATTGTGGATTTGGTGGCATTCCAGGGTTTATACAGGTATCTATCTATCCTGATTCCTACAATATCTCTAAAATTCCTGCTGTCATTGCCCATGAGTTTAACCATAATATCCGATTTTCTTATTTTGACTGGAACCATGGCGATGTAACCGTTGGTGACTATATAATCATAGAAGGATTAGCAGAGTCATTCGCCAAAGAACTCTATGGAGAGGAGCTTTTAGGACCTTGGGTAACTTCCTTTGATAAAGAAGAATTAGACTACTCTATTGAAGTAGTAAAAGATGCGTTAGATGTTAAAGGATTTGCAGAAGTTAGTAGCTATATGTTTGGTGATAAAATTTCAATGGAACAAGGGTATAAGCCTGTAGGCCTACCCGCATTCGCTGGTTATGCTGTAGGGTTTCAAGTTGTACAATCTTTTATGAAAGAAAACAATATTAGGATTGCAGAAGCGACTTTATTGGAAACAAAAGAAA
- a CDS encoding DUF6440 family protein, whose protein sequence is MAEKRFEEVYKQGKLTAEKIIRDNETGVLYLVYQEGYGMGVTVMVDKDGKPLVDESFKEE, encoded by the coding sequence ATGGCAGAAAAACGTTTTGAAGAAGTTTATAAGCAAGGAAAATTAACGGCTGAGAAAATAATCCGTGATAATGAAACAGGCGTTTTGTATTTAGTTTATCAAGAAGGATATGGTATGGGAGTAACGGTTATGGTTGATAAGGATGGAAAACCGTTGGTAGATGAGTCTTTTAAAGAGGAATGA